ATTACAAAATGCTGAAGAACGGACGTGATAATGCAATAAATAAGAATAAGCTTTCTTTGCAATGGTGTTGTGCTGATGCAGAGTATCTTCCATTTGATGATAATCAATTTGATTACTATACTATAGCGTTTGGCATACGTAATGTCTCAAATAGAAAAAAAGCTCTGCAAGAAGCATATCGAACATTAAAGCCAGGTGGAAAATTCATCTGTTTAGAGTTTGCACCTATGTGTTATCAAAATAAAATATTTACTAAATTATATGATTTATATTCATTTAACATAATTCCTAAAATGGGAAAATTAATTGCTAAAGATGAAGAATCATATAAATATTTAGTAGAAAGCATTAAACAATTCCCTACTCAATTGCAGTTTAAAAATGAAATTGAAGAAGTAGGTTTTACCAATACAAGCTTTTGCAATATGAGCTGCGGTATCGCAACGTTATACTTTGGATACAAAGTTTCATTTTAACTTATTATTGCCTTTTACAGGTTAAATTTAGTACCCTTATAATAATTTTTATTTTATGTCATAAAAATCAAGTTTTTATGACACATTGCCCTACACTCTTCGATAATATGCATTCGTAATTTAAACTAATATGTACTCTGCATGGGTTAAGATTGATGGTTGCTGTGCATCAAATGAGTAATAATAATCATGAAAAAAACCATTATCGCTACCAACTTCATTCGCATGATATGTGTGCTCATCACATTTTCCTGTTAGCAAACAGTCTTGATACAATATAATAGTTTCCACAAACTTATAAAAAGCATCTTCAATATCCTGATCTGACGACATTTTGTCATATGCTCTTTCTAAACC
This sequence is a window from Candidatus Mesenet endosymbiont of Phosphuga atrata. Protein-coding genes within it:
- the ubiE gene encoding bifunctional demethylmenaquinone methyltransferase/2-methoxy-6-polyprenyl-1,4-benzoquinol methylase UbiE, encoding MISKSHLVKKVFNSIADHYDIMNDVMSFGLHRLWKKKMVSIMHVNQNCKLLDVAGGTGDVALQVIEKEPTTSVTVCDINYKMLKNGRDNAINKNKLSLQWCCADAEYLPFDDNQFDYYTIAFGIRNVSNRKKALQEAYRTLKPGGKFICLEFAPMCYQNKIFTKLYDLYSFNIIPKMGKLIAKDEESYKYLVESIKQFPTQLQFKNEIEEVGFTNTSFCNMSCGIATLYFGYKVSF